One genomic window of Mucilaginibacter sp. SJ includes the following:
- a CDS encoding sensor histidine kinase has product MDALDKPISLPFLKRGTTFRHVLMHSAYWVLITGFFIYEKRYLIYKASMPYFVACVAGRIALLIIIAYLNLQYFLPRYLLKKRYLAYFTAIILSVIGYLAAQSLFDFYLYGYVVGPMRNSNLLESLSYNFFSTLWYLGLMLALKLSMDWYGQQLVIQKITVEKLNAEVNFLRAQVNPHFLFNILNNLYALTLKKSELAPDVVLKLSEMMEYMLYDSTGEKVPLEKEISYLSNYMELERLRFSGEAAIDLNINADLIGHEIAPLLLLPLVENAFKHGLGRQTKNGWLKVNISLEQSTLEVMIENAKPASAVNNSKGGIGLDNLRKRLDLLYPARYALQLEDRKDAFWVKLLIEL; this is encoded by the coding sequence ATGGATGCGCTGGATAAACCAATCTCGCTGCCGTTTTTAAAACGCGGCACTACCTTTAGGCATGTCCTGATGCATAGCGCTTACTGGGTACTGATCACCGGCTTTTTCATTTATGAGAAAAGGTATCTCATATATAAAGCCAGCATGCCTTACTTTGTAGCCTGCGTCGCCGGTCGCATTGCGCTGCTTATCATTATAGCCTATCTTAACCTGCAATATTTTTTACCCCGGTACCTTTTAAAGAAGCGGTACCTTGCGTATTTTACGGCAATTATCCTGTCGGTAATTGGGTATTTAGCCGCTCAAAGCCTGTTTGATTTTTACCTGTACGGTTATGTGGTGGGCCCCATGCGCAACAGTAACCTGCTGGAGTCATTATCCTACAACTTTTTCAGTACCCTATGGTATCTGGGGTTGATGCTGGCGCTCAAATTAAGTATGGACTGGTATGGACAGCAGTTAGTCATTCAGAAAATCACCGTAGAAAAACTGAACGCCGAAGTTAATTTTCTGCGTGCGCAGGTAAATCCGCATTTCCTGTTTAATATCCTGAATAACCTGTACGCGCTGACACTTAAAAAATCGGAACTTGCCCCGGATGTGGTACTGAAGCTATCAGAAATGATGGAATATATGCTGTACGACAGTACCGGCGAAAAGGTACCGTTGGAAAAAGAGATCAGCTATCTCAGCAATTATATGGAGCTGGAGCGACTGAGGTTTAGCGGCGAGGCTGCCATTGACCTGAATATTAATGCGGACCTGATCGGACATGAAATTGCCCCGTTGCTGTTACTGCCCCTGGTTGAAAATGCTTTTAAACACGGACTGGGCAGGCAAACTAAAAACGGCTGGCTAAAGGTGAATATCAGCCTGGAGCAGTCAACACTGGAGGTTATGATAGAAAATGCCAAACCAGCATCGGCAGTTAATAATAGTAAGGGGGGAATAGGGCTCGATAATTTGCGAAAGCGTCTCGACCTGCTTTACCCGGCCAGGTATGCGCTGCAACTGGAAGATAGAAAAGATGCTTTTTGGGTTAAACTGCTGATTGAGTTATAA
- a CDS encoding LytR/AlgR family response regulator transcription factor translates to MSYKDGRSMEAMLKFVVVDDEPLALEILDGYLKRIDHVHSVFLFSNAGDALHHLKDHHADVLLLDIEMPEMTGIQFLKLLPEPPLTVFTTAYRNYAFEGYELGVIDFLLKPISFKRFGQAIDKIREFLALKAQYDHADDLPAGESTDFIFVKSGVQRIKLYFSDVTYIQGLKDYAIIYTHTEKILLKGSIKVMLDIFPQKRFIRVHKSFIVSVNKITRLESNRIILNGHEIPVGRSFKEDLERVLRG, encoded by the coding sequence TTGAGTTATAAGGACGGACGTAGTATGGAAGCGATGCTGAAATTTGTGGTAGTAGATGATGAGCCGCTTGCGCTTGAAATATTGGACGGCTACCTGAAAAGGATTGATCATGTGCATTCGGTATTTCTGTTCAGCAATGCGGGTGATGCTTTACATCATTTAAAAGACCACCATGCCGATGTATTGCTACTGGATATAGAGATGCCGGAAATGACAGGGATCCAATTTTTGAAATTACTGCCAGAGCCGCCGCTTACTGTTTTTACCACAGCCTACCGCAACTACGCCTTTGAAGGCTATGAACTGGGTGTAATTGATTTTTTGCTGAAACCGATCTCATTTAAGCGTTTCGGGCAGGCCATTGACAAGATCAGGGAGTTCCTGGCCCTGAAAGCACAATATGATCATGCAGATGACCTGCCGGCGGGTGAAAGCACCGATTTCATTTTTGTTAAAAGCGGTGTACAGCGCATTAAGCTTTACTTTAGCGATGTTACCTACATCCAGGGCTTAAAGGATTACGCCATCATTTATACCCATACAGAAAAGATCCTGTTAAAAGGTTCCATCAAAGTTATGCTGGATATTTTTCCGCAGAAGCGTTTTATCCGGGTACATAAATCGTTCATTGTATCCGTTAATAAGATTACCCGTTTGGAGAGTAACCGCATTATTTTGAATGGACATGAAATTCCGGTAGGGCGGAGTTTTAAGGAAGATTTGGAGCGGGTGTTAAGGGGGTGA